The Gammaproteobacteria bacterium DNA window GTGCTAAAGGACCTTGGTGAGCGTGTAGAGGGAAGATCCGTTCCAAACATAACTGATTGCGGATTAGCCGAATATAATTCGTACAGAGCAGTTATGACATCAAAATCAACTCGGCCAAAACCTGAAGCTTTCACACGTATACCTTTCTCAGCAAGTTTAACCAGTGTGCTAAAACCATCTTTAGTCAAACCGAGATGATCAATACTAATTGCAGGAAGAGCCACAAGAGTCTTATATATGTCATCAAGCTCTTTAGAGTCTACGTATAATTCTACATGCCATCCTGCAAATTCATGCACCCTTCTTGCCATACTATCCAGATGCCGAAGTTCTTCTGACCCACCGCGTTTAAGATTAAATCTAACGGCGCGAACGCCACTTTTGTTGAGTGAATGCAATTCATTATCTGAAACCGAATTTGGCAACTGGGTTACGCCTACAAATGATGGGCCTAGCTTCTTTAACGTATCTACTAAGTAGGACTGATCGAAAGCTTGGAAAGAACCAGAGACAACTGCTCCGCCGCACCGCGACCATCCACTCATGCGATTTAAATAATCAGTAACTGTAAATTCTTCTGGGAGATAACCATCATTAGCAACAACAGGAAATCGTTTGTCGACAATGTGGAAGTGTGCATCAAAGAGTTTGATGTTCTGAATAATTTATCCTTACGTGTGTGCTTCAGTTATCGGTTCAACAGCGGCCACTCAACACCATACCCAGAAATATAAATTAGTAGAGTTATTATTATAGAGTGGTGCTTTTACTATCTGCGGAAGCTAATTGTTTGCCAATTTATCATATAGCTCTGACAGATTATTTACTGTTAACGTCGGTTCAATTCCCCAAGGATCAAAAATTACACTTTTTGAACGCTTCACCCATACAGCTTTCATACCTGCAGATATTGCACCGATGATATCAAATGGATTACTTGAAATTAACCAAGCATCACTGCCATTAGCCTCAGACTCTCGTAAAAAATGGCTATATACAGCAGGATTTGGCTTGAATGATTTCACATCATCAACACTAACGACACCTTGAAAATAACCTCTGATTTCCGCTGAAACCAGCAAACCTTCAACGACATTTGCGGTACCGTTTGAGAATGCAAACATACGATAATCATTTGTTTTTAATTTTTTCAGACCATCATCTACGTCTTTGAATGCCGGGAGGGAACGGTAACTTGCAAGTAAAATTTCCTTTTGGACATTTGTCAGATCTGTTTCATACAACGTGCATGTGTAATCAAGAGCATTACTTATACAAACAGAAAATGACTCATAATTTTGCATTAAACCTCTGCGAAAGGAATATTCTAATTGTTTTTCACGCCAAGTCTGAGAGAAATTCTCAGCTTTGTCGCCAATCAAAGTCTGTAGCGCATAAATTACTCCATGGGTATCAATTAGTGTCCCATATACATCAAAAGCGAGTGTAGTAGGCATTAATTTCCCCTTAGATGTAATGCTAATAGTTAAACCACCGAACTCACGTTAAGCGTGGGTTCGAATTGAGTTATTAATTATATGGTAACGCTTATTCATGCATGAACAGTATGTTTATTTACAACATAGCCAAAAAAATTTAGTAAGTAGAGGCCTGATTTCACAATAATTATGTATCTCTATTATCGGGCATTAGCAGACATCAGCGTTTGACTCCTAGACAATAATGTAATGTTATAGTATAACATCATGCGCATGTTTACCGAATAATAAAATCCAATATCTAGGGAGCTATCAGATGCACTTTTTCAGTGTTGTTATATTAACTGTTTTAATTTTATCGAATAATGCTTTATTAGCTGATGAAAAGCTAAGATCTATCAAGGTGCATTCCACTGTCTTGCATGCTCAATCAGTTGACGTTATTTCAGATGAAGAACTGGAAAGAAAATTATCTAACTCTATAGGTGAAACTATAAAGAATGAGTTAGGTGTTTCTTCTACATATTTTGGTCCCGGTGCAAGCCGCCCGATTATTCGAGGACTTGGCAGTAACCGTGTACGAGTCATGGAGAATGGTATAGATACGCTGGATGTTTCAAGCGCAAGTGAAGACCATGCGGTCACGATTGATCCCTACACTGCGGATCAAATCGAAATACTCCGCGGTCCAGCGACATTGCGTTATGGTCCCGGCGCGATTGGTGGAATCGTCAATATAACTAACCAACGTATTCCAACACGAAACGATATTGAACCACTCGAATTAAAAGCCACCGTTGAACATGCCACTGTGTCTGACGGCAACACGGCTGCAATTCAACTTATGGGCTCGCAAAATGCATTTAACTGGTATTTAGACGGACTTACGCGAGAAACAAATGATTACGATATTGATGGCTTCGCAAACGAAGATGAACCTGAAGACAAAGGTCGTCTAAGTAATAGTGACCTTGAAACAGATCAATATGCGATAGGAGGTAGCTACCTCACTGAAGAATTTCTTGCGGGTCTTGCTTTTAGCCGTTTTGATACAGAGTATGGTATCCCGGGCGCAGAAGAAGGAGATGTACGTATTGATCTCAAACAATATCGTTATGAAAGTCTATTTGAGTTATACGATCTAAGCGATGCCATAGAATCTATTTCACTTCGCTCAACGTACAATAATTATCGTCATTTCGAGATTTTAGAAGGTGATGTGGAAACCACCTTCGACAATGAAGAGTTTGAAACTAGACTTGAGGTTGTCAATGTCGTTAACACACGCTGGGATAATATTTTTGGTGTTCAATATAATGACCGAGAGTTCTCCGCCGTAGGAGAAGAAGCATTCGTTCAACCTGTAGATGAAAAACGCTATGGGATATTTGGCATCTCACATTACCATACAGACATGTGGGATTTTGAAGGTGGCTTACGTTTTGATAGAGATGAATTTGAACCTGAAAATGGTGAAGATGAAGAGTTTGATGTCTTGTCAGTGTCACTTGCTGCCACACGATTCTTTGATAACAATGTCGAGTTAAGTGTATTGGCAAGTCGTGCAGAGCGCGCACCACAAGAAACTGCGCTTTATGCAGATGGCCCTCATTTAGCCACATTGACATTTGAAACCGGCTCGACAGATATTGATATAGAAACATCAAATAGTCTAGAGATCGGATTAGCTCAACAAGGTGAGCGCACAGGATGGAAAGTGAATGCGTATTACAACCAAATTGATGACTACATCTTCTTAGCAAGTGAAGATGCTAATAACGACGGTATTGCTGACCGTGCTGACGAAGATGGAATGTTCGATTTAAATGGAGAATTACTCACTCTCAATTACGATAATGAAGATGCCACATTCTATGGAATTGAAGCCGAACTCACACATCAACTTATTCAGACTGACACTTACACACTAGATGGACGAGTATTTGGGGACTATGTTCGTGCAGAATTCGATGATAATGATCTAGGTGATGTGCCGCGTATCACACCGTTACGTTTTGGTGCTGGCGCAGTGTTCTCTTACGATACATGGCAAGCTGGTGTTGACGTCATAATTACTTCCGACTCCAGCAATGAAGCAGATTTAGAAACTGATACAGATGGGTACACCATGCTAAATGCAAATTTAAATAAAACATTATATGCAGGTGACTCAGATTTTAACCTTTACGTTAAAGCTGAAAATTTACTAGATGAAGATGCTCGACAACATACTTCTTTTCA harbors:
- a CDS encoding haloacid dehalogenase type II, with translation MPTTLAFDVYGTLIDTHGVIYALQTLIGDKAENFSQTWREKQLEYSFRRGLMQNYESFSVCISNALDYTCTLYETDLTNVQKEILLASYRSLPAFKDVDDGLKKLKTNDYRMFAFSNGTANVVEGLLVSAEIRGYFQGVVSVDDVKSFKPNPAVYSHFLRESEANGSDAWLISSNPFDIIGAISAGMKAVWVKRSKSVIFDPWGIEPTLTVNNLSELYDKLANN
- a CDS encoding amidohydrolase family protein produces the protein MKLFDAHFHIVDKRFPVVANDGYLPEEFTVTDYLNRMSGWSRCGGAVVSGSFQAFDQSYLVDTLKKLGPSFVGVTQLPNSVSDNELHSLNKSGVRAVRFNLKRGGSEELRHLDSMARRVHEFAGWHVELYVDSKELDDIYKTLVALPAISIDHLGLTKDGFSTLVKLAEKGIRVKASGFGRVDFDVITALYELYSANPQSVMFGTDLPSTRSPRSFSTRDIQLIFDSFEPEQVNKILYKNALEFYLQTVER
- a CDS encoding TonB-dependent receptor, with the translated sequence MHFFSVVILTVLILSNNALLADEKLRSIKVHSTVLHAQSVDVISDEELERKLSNSIGETIKNELGVSSTYFGPGASRPIIRGLGSNRVRVMENGIDTLDVSSASEDHAVTIDPYTADQIEILRGPATLRYGPGAIGGIVNITNQRIPTRNDIEPLELKATVEHATVSDGNTAAIQLMGSQNAFNWYLDGLTRETNDYDIDGFANEDEPEDKGRLSNSDLETDQYAIGGSYLTEEFLAGLAFSRFDTEYGIPGAEEGDVRIDLKQYRYESLFELYDLSDAIESISLRSTYNNYRHFEILEGDVETTFDNEEFETRLEVVNVVNTRWDNIFGVQYNDREFSAVGEEAFVQPVDEKRYGIFGISHYHTDMWDFEGGLRFDRDEFEPENGEDEEFDVLSVSLAATRFFDNNVELSVLASRAERAPQETALYADGPHLATLTFETGSTDIDIETSNSLEIGLAQQGERTGWKVNAYYNQIDDYIFLASEDANNDGIADRADEDGMFDLNGELLTLNYDNEDATFYGIEAELTHQLIQTDTYTLDGRVFGDYVRAEFDDNDLGDVPRITPLRFGAGAVFSYDTWQAGVDVIITSDSSNEADLETDTDGYTMLNANLNKTLYAGDSDFNLYVKAENLLDEDARQHTSFQKDRAVLPGRNMIFGVTFDY